A single window of Candidatus Obscuribacter sp. DNA harbors:
- a CDS encoding DnaJ domain-containing protein: MTVDDDKQKIKTQSTSQAPRDFYYVMGVSPNASTDDIHEAYSQLTNRLGPHSAAADDDPELQARTWKDIELAYQTLSDTAKRREYDKNSAVFRQTSDVRALWNKVTSGVQNVVQSTQQAQTQEIKNVQGKIQAQSLEMELEITLKEAVKGCHRQLVINDPKACEECINLKPVNRMQCTTCRGVGYFTVDRKVEIDLPRGLFDGMEIRRSNQGKWDMRAGTYGDLILKIKLRPHPVLGVIDKDITINVPVTLYEAMLGAEIEIPTATGKVVMKIQPLTQPGRVYRLKGLGLAGADQLVTVDVLIPSQLNGEEVKLYQKLKELSKEKNPREALFAAAQTSV; encoded by the coding sequence ATGACTGTGGACGACGATAAACAAAAGATCAAAACTCAAAGTACTTCCCAGGCGCCTCGGGATTTTTACTACGTAATGGGCGTTAGCCCCAACGCCAGTACAGATGATATACATGAGGCTTACTCCCAGCTCACCAATAGGCTGGGACCGCATTCTGCTGCCGCCGACGACGACCCAGAGCTGCAAGCACGCACCTGGAAGGACATTGAGCTGGCATACCAGACACTCTCGGACACAGCAAAGAGACGCGAGTACGATAAAAACAGTGCTGTTTTTAGACAAACCTCAGATGTAAGAGCACTTTGGAATAAGGTCACATCCGGCGTTCAAAACGTTGTGCAGAGTACGCAACAAGCCCAGACTCAAGAGATCAAAAATGTTCAGGGCAAAATTCAAGCTCAATCGCTTGAAATGGAACTTGAAATAACACTGAAAGAAGCCGTAAAAGGCTGCCACAGACAATTAGTAATCAACGATCCCAAAGCTTGCGAAGAGTGCATCAATCTCAAACCAGTAAATCGCATGCAGTGTACTACTTGCCGCGGAGTGGGTTATTTTACAGTTGACCGCAAAGTAGAAATCGACCTGCCCCGCGGTCTTTTTGACGGCATGGAAATCCGCCGCTCCAACCAGGGCAAATGGGACATGCGTGCGGGCACCTATGGAGATTTGATCCTCAAGATCAAACTAAGACCCCATCCGGTATTAGGCGTTATCGACAAAGACATAACCATCAATGTGCCCGTTACCTTATATGAGGCAATGCTCGGTGCAGAAATAGAAATCCCCACAGCTACCGGCAAAGTAGTGATGAAAATCCAGCCTCTGACGCAGCCAGGGCGCGTTTATCGCCTCAAAGGACTGGGTCTTGCTGGCGCCGATCAACTTGTAACAGTAGACGTCCTGATTCCTTCGCAGCTCAATGGCGAAGAAGTAAAACTCTATCAAAAGCTCAAAGAACTATCCAAAGAAAAGAATCCTCGCGAAGCACTTTTTGCGGCCGCTCAGACCAGCGTTTAG